Genomic window (Oenanthe melanoleuca isolate GR-GAL-2019-014 chromosome 1A, OMel1.0, whole genome shotgun sequence):
CTATTAAGGCCTCAATCATCAACAGGATGTTTTAAGACAGATATAGCACTTAAAAATAGATTTCATCCCTACCAAGCAGTATTCCAAGGGTTAAAGAGGCCAAGATGCATTTGTAACAAAAGGCACATTGTTAACACCAAGGGCACAATCCATCCTCTATCCTTAATCTACACATCTTGCATCACTCTCTTGTTCTAACACTTAAGTGGTAATGAACACACCAGTGGTGCAAGAAACTGAGCCAAGTGAGACTGCAACCAAAGACAACACTGTGCTGTTACTAAATCTGAAAATAGCTCAGACGTCCCCAGACAATGGTAACATGTGAGACTAAGCACTGTTTCCAAGCCAACTTCTATCAGCCTAATTATCAGAGCCCTTAGAATAAAATCACATCAAAGCAAGAGGCAATgtccttcccccctcccccccaccccttttttttttacaggtaTAAATAAGCTACAATAAAATGCAGCGACACCACTTAAAAACCTTGATGTAGCTGCTCCTTTAGTATAGAGGAAGTTCCACTGTATCTGGGTTAAAAAAATAGCTCTTCACACTATATTTTGGCCTTTAAGTTTCCGGTAGCATTTATGAAGAAGGTGGATCATAAATGCATTATTGGCATTAAGAACTGGttacatgaaaaagaaaatttagtgGTTGTAGCCCATTAATGACCCATGAACATGATGAATGTTTTCACCTTATGTTACCACAAAAGGCAGGAACATGTATCAAtgtctgctttaaaaaatatcaaggGAGATGATTCTTCTTTTGCCCTTAACATCAGCATCCCTATTTCCCAACTTCTGCAGGAAGAGTTAAGGTAGAAAGTAGCGGTAAAGCCAAGTAGGTGGTGGAGGAAGTAAAGATTCCCTGCTACTGTAGAAAAATACAGAGTATTGTATTCCCACAGCCATGAATGTTAgttaattttacattaaaattaatatatctCTTTTCCAGACTTAGAATTTATTGACCATAATTTACTGGATATTAATATTCTAAACTCCACTTTTCTTAGAAgtattatatttcatttttaacattatttcATACATGTTTACATATTGCACTTACACATATTGTATAAAGTTGTGAACAGATAACactaaataatttaatttgacTAGAggcaggaaattattttttttaagtaagaaaAATGGTTGATTGACAGTTTAATTTTGACATTTATCAATCAACAAATAACATCCTCtactcagaaattattttggagcTTCTTTAGTGTTGACTTTTTGGCAAGAAGTTCAGCGGTATGTTTCCTGAgaattctgtcatttttttccttatatcccTCCCCCAGTcttacattaaattaaaaataaaaaaaccccaacaaacaaaaattaagctGTAAGTGGTAAATTAACGAATATGAAGGAGAACTTAACCGGAAACTTTCTTGGCCTCTCGGGGACCATGCTTTAAgtaattttcataatttgtaCAAGTAACTCAGTAAAATCTGTGCATATAAATGTCGTTTATAAGTTACTGAGGTTTAATGTAATCCATTCTAGTATGTCTCGTTCTAACATCCATAAACCCTTCTGGACTGTTCTACTTCgtttaaaattcccttttcatATGTTTTATACATCCAATGTAGACCACAGCCATTGTACGCATTAAAATACGGATCTCAGATTACAAAATGTTCCTGTTGAAAACATGCTACAACATGTGAATACCTTTCTCATAGGTCTAGATCCTATTCTTTAGTAGACCATCTTTCTTCCATGAATGCAGTtagaagtaaaaaagaaaaaccaagcATTAGCACACGCACACGTGAACAAATCTACACATATCTCTAACTGCTCTTTCAAAGTCAATTTCCATCAACAAATGCCAAAGATTAAATGAAATTCCAAGCGCTTAGCTTTCCTTTGATAATTTTCCCTATTGACAAACTATCTAGGATGGTGTCTTCCAACTGAAAAGCTTTCCACTGAGGATCTTTCCTTCTACAGTTAAGCTGTCTAAGGTGAAGTACTCCTCTACAGGAAGCAATGTAGTTATATCATGTTTGTCCCTACATGCAGATTTGATTTGAAGTGTaaatgtaccacagaagacaCAGTCGCTCAAACATTGAAATCCATGTAGATTAACAGTCTGGAAGTTACAGCATAAAACTGACAGAATGAGCACTTCTGCCTATGTGATTTTGGGAGATCAAGCTGCACATtagaaaaaacagaagagacggggggaaaaaaaacaaaaaatgaaaaaaagagtaCCTGTGTGAATGCTCAATGATATAGAtctgaaacaaacagaacaTTTGTTTTACCAACTAATCAATCACTTTCATATTCAGAGAAACAGACATATTACCGTTTTCGTGCTTTCCAAGACTACCCATTCCTCTCACTCTGCCACATGGCATGCAAGGTAAGAGAGTCCTTTTAGCCCCGatgtttttttttgcattatgtTTAAATGATCATTTTAATCAAAGCCCATTACTTTTAAATAGAGAAAGTATTCCATAGGAGGTGACAGTATCTTTAGTGATACTATGACTTTCTCTGGGCTACCACATAAAAAATGACAACAGAATGTGCTATGGCTCCACTTTAAACTATAAGTTTACAAGTGCTTAACTGTATTCTTTGAGTATTCTCCCTGGAGTCCAGTCAGTCGCAGATATGAGTGTGCACAGAATCCAGACTAAACCCATAAAATCCAAAAGGTAGTCTTTCAAATTTACCCCAGGTTAAAACTAATATGAACCATGGAAGAGAAAGGTTAATACCTTTGATACCACGCTGCAATGCATGACAGTCATGTTGTAACCAGTGGCCTGCCACTGATGTTTATTACTGTGTCACATTAGTTACAGTAAGGCTAATTGTACTGTAGaagacaaacattttaaaaaataagtataaAAACTTAAAGCATTGTCCCcgtatttttataaaaacaaaattaacatttaaaattacatttaaaatgagTGCTGAAAGATACAAATTAAGAGATTTATtgagcaaataaaaatgcatatcTGAGCTAATTTTTCATACAAATAAGGCTCAGCCACATTGTATCTCTCATATTAACAGCATTGGGTTTTTCAAACTCAGCTAACGAGTTTTGGCAACACTGTTCTTTGCTGAATATTCCCATTGGCATCCGTCATCTGTGCCAAGTTAGTCCTCAGTTTTGAAGCTGAGCTTGAAGTCGGAGGTAACTTGGAAATTGAAGTTATAGCACCAGTACTCTCTGTAAGTCTCTTTGCTGAAGCCTTTTCCCCAGTCGGAGGTTTTGGCAACCGTCTCCTTAGCCAGGGATGCCGCAAAGCCTGGCTGGGTGTCATACGGACAGCAGGATCCCATTCTAAACACTGTTTTAAGAAGTCAAGGAAGAGGGGATCATCACATCCCTTTAATGCATTACTCCACTCTCTGCTCTCCGGTGGGCCACGCAGTTTTCCCCTCCGAGAGCGTCCGCCATTAAGTACGACAGAGCCATCAGACAAGGTTGTGATGCTGCAATAGCGGGGATAACCCTTAGAGCTCACAAAGTTTTTTGCTCGCTTGGATGTATCTAAGAGTTTTGGAGAAGGCATGCCCAATAGTTCAATCATACAAGCCAGCTGGTCTCCTTCATCTTCTCCAGGTAAAAGTGGATAACCGGTCAGCAGCTCTGCTAGAATACAGCCCAAGCTCCACATATCTATGGGCATCCCATAACGAGCACCAAGGATGACTTCAGGTGCACGATAAAACCGTGACTGAATGTAAGTGTAGACACGCTGATGCTCGTAACAACTTGAGCCAAAATCAATCACTTTAATACCACTTCTACCCTGTTGTTTCAACAGAATGTTCTCAGGTTTAAGGTCACAGTGAATGATTCTGTTTTTGTGCAAAGCATCCAAGCACTGTAAAATTGAGTGGGCAAACTTCCGAACCAAAGGTAGGCTAAAGCCctgaaacttatttttctttattaattcaTAAAGGTTCATGCTCAGCAACTCAAATGTCATGCAGATATGGCTGCGGAATGTGAAGTTTTCCAACATGTGAATAACATTCATGTTGTTATCCTTATCTTGTTTCCGGAGATGTTCcaggattttaatttcttccgCAGCTTGGCGGTGGAAACGTTTTTCATTTCTCACCATTTTTAGTGCCACGTGCTGATGCAACTTGTGATCGTAGGCCTTCACCACCTGCCCAAAGCTTCCTTTCCCTATAACTTTCAGGACTTCATACCTGTATGCAATATGATCATGGGGCACTTGTATGTAAGACCCCTGGTCATCATCATAGCCACAGTTGTTTGAACCGCCAATCACACCTTGCCGCTTCTTTGCATTTGGACCCAAAAAGTATATTTCAGGGTAGTTAAAAATCTCATGATGCTCAAAAGATGTTAATTTTTGCATGTATTGCTTCATAGCTTGCTCTGGTGTGGTAGCAGAGGCTTTCACCTTCCCTGTTCCATCTGAAGATTTTAAAGAGCTGGAGCTCCCTTGTCGCCTGTGGGCACTCTCTGACAGTCTGTCCTGAACCACTGGCAATCCAGATTTGCCTTGTGTTGTAAGTCCATTTGGCTGTGTTGTCAGAACGGTTCTCTTGTTACTATTATCTTCAAAGAGCTGCTGAACCTGGATCTGTCCATGGCTACCAACATGTAGGTGCTCATTCATTGTGTGCTTAGTGCCTCCAAcctaaaattgaaaataaatacataccccgttaaaaagaaagaaattaactcCATGCTTCAACAATCACACTGCAACCCTCCATTCTGCCTAAATCACCTTAAAACAAAGTGTCTTCTTAGATGGCAATTTTTTACAGAGAGTCTAAAAAATACAGCATGTATACTGTGATACTGCTGGATGCTACTGAACTTCCTAATTCTTGTTTCTCAAATGTGATACCATGAGAAGCTAACAATATCTCCAAGAATCTTCAAGGCAGAAGACCTGTAACATCAAGATGCATGCTTGAGGGACATCAGACTTTATAAAAAATAGTAGCATTTTTAAGGATCGTGAAGATAACATACAATACCTGCTGGAACTTAACATGGCTTATGCCCTTGTCACCTGTTCTCAGAAATCAAGATTTTAACTTGTTCTTAAATTTACTGTATATTAAAAGTTCCAGATACATTTTTAAGCAGTAAGGAATGTGCTGTGACATGCACAAAGAGGAAGAGAACCCACACACTTCTGAAGTTCAAGAATTCAACTTACTGCTTGCAACTGAGACACTCATAATTCAGCAAAACATTCTGATCAATGAAGAATGAGCATATCCTTTAGCACTTTCCCAAACCAGTCTAACAATAACTTTTAACCAAAATGAGATTTGGGGCCTTATGCAGACTTTAATAGAGAGCAAATCTTTGCCTTGGGGAACATACagtaagtttttttaaaaaaacatgggaaaaaagcATTAATAGATTTTAGAAATGAGATTTGTACTAGACAATGCGTACATGGGAATAAACAGCAGCATTCAGCATTTTCaaggaaataaacagcaaaGTACTGGGGT
Coding sequences:
- the DYRK2 gene encoding dual specificity tyrosine-phosphorylation-regulated kinase 2 isoform X2, whose translation is MNEHLHVGSHGQIQVQQLFEDNSNKRTVLTTQPNGLTTQGKSGLPVVQDRLSESAHRRQGSSSSLKSSDGTGKVKASATTPEQAMKQYMQKLTSFEHHEIFNYPEIYFLGPNAKKRQGVIGGSNNCGYDDDQGSYIQVPHDHIAYRYEVLKVIGKGSFGQVVKAYDHKLHQHVALKMVRNEKRFHRQAAEEIKILEHLRKQDKDNNMNVIHMLENFTFRSHICMTFELLSMNLYELIKKNKFQGFSLPLVRKFAHSILQCLDALHKNRIIHCDLKPENILLKQQGRSGIKVIDFGSSCYEHQRVYTYIQSRFYRAPEVILGARYGMPIDMWSLGCILAELLTGYPLLPGEDEGDQLACMIELLGMPSPKLLDTSKRAKNFVSSKGYPRYCSITTLSDGSVVLNGGRSRRGKLRGPPESREWSNALKGCDDPLFLDFLKQCLEWDPAVRMTPSQALRHPWLRRRLPKPPTGEKASAKRLTESTGAITSISKLPPTSSSASKLRTNLAQMTDANGNIQQRTVLPKLVS
- the DYRK2 gene encoding dual specificity tyrosine-phosphorylation-regulated kinase 2 isoform X1, producing MLTRKPSASAAAGAAYPAGRAGDSGRPLPSSPGTGAAVSRAGAGTGPPSPLALPPLRASNASHTVGGTKHTMNEHLHVGSHGQIQVQQLFEDNSNKRTVLTTQPNGLTTQGKSGLPVVQDRLSESAHRRQGSSSSLKSSDGTGKVKASATTPEQAMKQYMQKLTSFEHHEIFNYPEIYFLGPNAKKRQGVIGGSNNCGYDDDQGSYIQVPHDHIAYRYEVLKVIGKGSFGQVVKAYDHKLHQHVALKMVRNEKRFHRQAAEEIKILEHLRKQDKDNNMNVIHMLENFTFRSHICMTFELLSMNLYELIKKNKFQGFSLPLVRKFAHSILQCLDALHKNRIIHCDLKPENILLKQQGRSGIKVIDFGSSCYEHQRVYTYIQSRFYRAPEVILGARYGMPIDMWSLGCILAELLTGYPLLPGEDEGDQLACMIELLGMPSPKLLDTSKRAKNFVSSKGYPRYCSITTLSDGSVVLNGGRSRRGKLRGPPESREWSNALKGCDDPLFLDFLKQCLEWDPAVRMTPSQALRHPWLRRRLPKPPTGEKASAKRLTESTGAITSISKLPPTSSSASKLRTNLAQMTDANGNIQQRTVLPKLVS